Below is a genomic region from Astatotilapia calliptera chromosome 2, fAstCal1.2, whole genome shotgun sequence.
CCTGTTTTTGCCTATAATTACCAGTTTTTGCATACAAACACATTCAAACTGTTATAATTGATGGCTATagagtctttcttttttcacgAGGTATCCCTGTAACTGTTTACCTGTCTTGAGTGTACTTCATCCTGTCAAGTGCTTCATTTCAGAATAATATGGAAGAATGCGAACATGTCAGTTTTAATTGATGCCAAATGAATTTCCTTTACCTCCATGTATTTTACTCCTTggcatcttttatttttcttattttaattctTCTGGCCTAAGTGTATTGGAAAAATTACaagccttttttgtttgtttgtactgGTCACtaaattttatattattattctttACAACTGTTGTTAGTTCCTTGCCAAAAGatatcattttgtttggttGATTATTGGGTGTTTTGCCTTTTAAAGGTGTTTGCTTGAAGGGATATACCACTgagaaatgtttaattttaatattattctatttttGTTAAAGTTGTGctgaaataattaaattttGGGTTTCAAAAGTTTTAACTTTTTCTAATTTGCATCACTTTAAACTGCAATTGTTGTCATATTtgactaataaaaataattcttaTTCCAAAATTCCAAATAGATCCTGTTCAAATAGGGAACAATTATAAAAACAATTATAAAAATCACCAAAAGATAAAATCTTCGCCATACTGGCAGCAACAGTATGGCAGTGTACTTATGTATGTCGAGATGGAaaaggggaagaaaggtgatttaagtaacTGAACATAGGCCAatccatctggcaccaacaacaaaGCTgagtttcagaaactgctgatcccCTTGGAGTTTCCTGCACAGCCAtctgaaaataactgaaaatatccCGAGTTCAGAGAAATGTATAAACTgaaaggaaggcaacagtaattcaaataattacttgttacaaccaaggtatgcagaagagcatctctgaactcaAAACACATTGAACCTTGATgaagatgggctacagcagcaggcgACTACATCAGgtgacaggaaactgaggctcaccaaaataaaacaatataagaTGGGAATAATACTGGTATGGCATGCTGAGACTCCATTTGTTCTGTGACAGGGGATATTCTATTACCACTTTGGGATGAACTAAGCATTTAAACACCCACAGCCTGCCTCTGGCCATGTCCATCCCTGTGTGACAGAAGTTTACCCATCTTCTAATGGATGGTTAACCACAAAGCTCAAAACATCCAAGACAGGTTTCttgaacacaacacaaacaaattgtcatatttgtctAATATTGAACTAATAATTGCAACTGAAGCAAGCAGCAATATCTACCAGCACAGTTTACATTTATtccacatggcagcaacttttCTGATCCCTTATAAGCAGTATCAGTGAGTCTTACAGTTATACTGCTATATAAATTTGTTATAAACTAGATGGAAATAAGCGATTTGATAAAAGTGCCTTCATTGTGAAGCCTGCCCAACTAATTGCTGCCATGGTAACCAGCTTGTATGGAAGCTAGATCCTTGGTAGTTAAGCTAGTGTGACCAGGTATCCAAGTAGCAAAGTGTTCATGTGCTGGTAAGGTTTTTAGCTTGTTAGTTTTATACAGCTACAACACCACTGAAACACTTTTACACTTAAGCTCTGCTAGAAATTGTCTTTATTGCACaaagttgaattttatttaactaacgctaactgaaaaaaaagctgGCCATTAGCTTGCACGTTTTTACCTTGCATTAGCCTTTCCCCCCCTCCATTTTAGTACGTTTAAACATTTATGTAAAGTTACAATAATgcttgcatgtgtgtctgtatttaaaaaaaaaaaacttaaccaTTTTGTAAACGACAGTTAAGTTCTCATAACTTATTAGCTTTAATTATTCGCATTTAAGTTAACCGTTAGCTAAGCCtgagtctgtttttattcattttcaagcTAATGTGGCCTTAATCATACCTCCATCTATATTTACATTAACAGCAAAATGTCATTCTACTTAAATGTGTGATGTCCTGGTCTTGCCTGCAAGGCCAAAACAAATATGCCTCATATGAAGCATTTCTGGTTcagtcatgttaaaaaaaaaggacttgATGCAAAAACTAAGTTAACTAGTTAGTTAACTAACAAACCCTTACTATAGCCATAGCAAGTAATAGGgcaagtagcagccaggtgctccaAATGTAAATGATTAACTTACCTTAAGCAAGTACCAGCACCTCTGTAAAAGCAGGAGTTCAGGCATTTTACTGGGctgaagcattcaggtgtgtgttaacacaatgcctcTATCatcccaggagtggacatccCAGCATATTCAAGTTCAGATTGTGCAGTGCTTAGtgaaactgcaaaaactcaatCTCTGCAAGCCTCGATTagcatattaaatgttaaagttcatgacagtataGTTCTGAAAATAATGAACAGGTAGGCCTTCTTTGGAGTCGTTACcaagagaaagcctcttctgtAAAAGTGTCAGCATGGCTTAGCTTTAGTACATCTGAAAAAACAATGATACTTCTTTGAAAAagacaagaccaaagtgaaGATACTTAGACATAATGCACAGTGACATGCTGTGTTGGGCAAAAGCCAATATTGTaaaagactgataaagtcacactGGAAACAATTACTTGTATTTATTACTGCTTAAGGTGGGTTTAGttgaaactttctttttcacatgactgtagtgGCCTAGATAAATTAAGTAGATCATGGTTTTTCATGGCACAAAATTGTCTTTTGGGAGGAAACCACACATAAGCACAACTTGTCCACatatatttttgttactttACCTAATAGAAACCTGTGCATTTGCTTGTTCTTTCTtgccaaaaatgtatttatgcttGAATAAATAAAGTCTACTTGAAATCTAGTTGAAATCTAAATTACTTTCAACACCATTCACTTCAAAAATATGTATTGTGGCTTTGTCACTATTTTATATGaattttgacaaaaacatatgttGATCACAGCAGGGTAAGGAATACGCCAACTCAATGGATGTCATAGAGGAAAACATGTGAGTGATGcttaatgaacacacacacaactggtTGGACTTACTGTGCAGCATATGACCTTTTTCTGTGATGTGCATGTGCAGGTCACCAAAGGAGATGCTTGAGAAAATAGCAGAGCTGGAATACAGTCAGAGTCTGCTGAGAGATCAAAATGCTGACATGAGGAAATTGCTCGATGGTGCAGATgatgacatggcagcactgggTTCGGAGAATAAGTCCCTCAGAAAACAAGTTGAAACGTAAGTTAAGACAGATTACTGTCACGAGTTGATTGTGGAAGGGTCACTTCCATTTCGTCTCCCTGCCATTCGGTGGCATTCAGTTGCAAGTGTCACATGTTTCCATATTTTGGCTTCCAGTAAAACATTGTggtttatgtttgtttgggaaAAGTCTGAAAGAGAAAGATTGTTATCTTTGGCCCTGAGGACAACAGCAGTGTTTCTAAGGCTACGTTTACACTGCAggtgaaagcgcatcaaatccgacttttctGACCCTATGcaacccatatccgatcatggtatgacagtgtgaacagcacagatccgatattttcaaatctgatCTGGGttactttcgtatgtggtactgaatctgatacatatttgatgttttagaaagcgactgctgtttgaatggtcatgtcgcattaaatccgtcttttacgtcactcacacaagacagacgccaattatcagcgccggagaagacatcgcgaacgcctcctggccatccagtgtagatgttagtgaaactgttgggaagacaacgttggagaaacgtgaacattttgtttgtactgtataatctgcagattatgacagaaatctgcaactatcctttgaagcaccgctcctctaaaacagcaataaggatcattattaggccatatgtaaataacaaaataactttataacttaaaacaaaattgggaaacgtaaagtccgaaacaagtctttatattaagggccatcagtcaaacaatactgtttggtctgggtctaaacagagcgcgttgtgtgtgacgtcttcttttgcgcatgcgggtcGCTTTGGGGGCCGTGAacggttcacactagagcgcatttgctgtcacattttatttgtagtgtgaataaccagacaaaaaaaaatcagatttgatcaaaaaatcgtaATTGAGCATTacgacctgcagtgtgaacgtagcctaattCTTGCTTGGAATTTAATGAAACAATCCAGTACGTTATCAGGTtgggtttttaatattttactaaTTTCAGATTAATCTTGCTGTTTTATTGTTGCCTGTGAAATACTTTGCATCTTGCTGTTAGatctcctttttttgtttgtttttttaatttaaacctATTATAAGTCAGTTGTTATTACTGGATAattgtgcttttttattttttatggtgattttatttattaggttctttttttttttttttttagcaatgtGGTCAGAAGCTTAAAACTGTCACTGTGTGTCTCCAGCTTGGAGAAAGTTTTCCAAGACTTGCAACAGACTGAAGCGGAGCCTTGCATAGCTCTGGAAGATGACTTCGAGGCACATAGACGGAATGAAGAAAAGATCCGTGAATTGGTTCGTAAGAAGTGTTTGAAATATAGCAGAGGAATTATCTAATCCCcagctgaatttgtaagtttgctcacttacagtGAAATAAACAGTGTCTAgtttttatggtagtttcattttaatggagagatgTGAGCCAATTTGGTACATAGATTACAGTCAATCAATAACAGACTTATTATATGAGTAAAGCAGTCCTATCCTCAGAAGCAATTTCTTTGGTTCCGACACCCGCAAGGTTCCCCTGCTCAAGCAAGCACATCTTAAGTTTGCCATGGAACAGctaaatgattcagagaagGTTTGGGAGAAAGTGATGTGATCAGGTGAAAGCAAAATCGAGTTCTTTGGCATGAACTTGACATGCCGCATTTGGAAGAAGAGAGATGATGACCCAATGAGCACTATCTCCACAGTCAGGTACAGAGGTGGAATCGTTATGCTTTTTCTGCTAACAATACGAGAAGTCCCTAAAGTCATGGAAGAGAACAATATGAAGCATGTTAAGGAGTAGCCTATCAgtcccatagaaaatctgtgaagGAAGCTGAAGCTTTGATTTCccaagcagcagccaagaaacctAAAGGATTTAGAAAGTTCATGTAAAGAGCAGTGGGCCAGAATCCCTCCTGacatgtgtgcaaacctggtggtAACTACAAGAAACATCTTCAACAGTTTCTCCACCAAGTGCTAAgtcatgttttattatttcattcaatggcacagaaatcaatttactacttttatgtaatgtgtttttttctgaatagttgattgtctgtctctctccattaaaaagaaacaaccaTAAAAATTGGAGACTTGTGATTTCTTTGCcagtgagcaaacttacaaatccAGCCTTGGATCAAATCATTATTTCCCCCAGTGATATTTAAGCTTCATAAAATGTAGATGTAATGTTGCACTGATTGCTGGTTTCTCCCAGCGAGTTCACTTCAGATGaaccttcatgtttttgtgtagGAGAAGGAATCCACTGTGATGAAGAAAACATATGAAAAGCTAACTGCAGAGGTAGATATGCATTACTTTTCACATTCAGTAACAACTTTAAACACTCATATTTTATAGTTTCAGTGTGCAGTGATACATGCTTATTTATCTTGGATGAATTTTGCTTTTGGGTTTCAGTTTTGACATCTTAAGTTTTGCAGAAACTTGGAAAGCTGtgtctaaatataaatataatttatttttttttagctcaaaagCCTCCAGCAAGAAATAGAGCAGGACAAGCTCTCACTGAGCAACCTCAAGTCTGAAATTCAGGACTTGAAGGTAACGTTATCAATTCCACCATGGTTATAGCCACCTCGATGTCACACATTAGTAAAGTTATGAAGCCTCCAACTGAGTGTTTTTCGTTGCCTTATTATAGTTTTGAAACTGAATGTGGCAAACAAGGAGTGTATCTGACTGCAAAAACAAGGACAGCCCATTCTTATGTGATTGAcaagttatttaaaaacaagaatacTGTGCATAATCCTCTTTTTTGGCTCTAATAATGTccataataaacaaaatgaatgtttttttcagAATGATCTGATATTAATGAGCTCATAAAGATCCCAGAAGGGTGTCATATCATAGATCAAGGAAGCTGAGTGCTGTTTTTCCACAGTCTTCTATATAACCGgaagactttaaaaaataatgcagaTGTAAAGAACGTCCACATTGGTTTCACTTGACAAACCTGAATGACATGAGTATATAGTATTTTGATaatcttcttttcttctgtactttgtatgtttttttagtttaaaaggGAAGAGGACCAGTCAAACCTGGAGCACAAGGATGAGGCTATTCAGCTGGCAAGTATAAGATCAGCATCGATGTCAATACAAAGCAGTGACTGACCAACAGTTTTAGATTTTCTCACAAACATTAACAGTAAAGATTGTCACAGTTCtctgttgtttattgttttaccatttctttaTAGATATACTTGCAATTGAATCAATTAAGTGAAACTGTGGAAGAGTGCTTCAACAATATAAAGGTAAGAATGTTTTATCCATTGATATCTAATCAAACATTAAACCAAAAAAAGTATAATTTATGCAATTTATTCATGTGATGCAACTCTTTATCACATGGATTTCAAACTGTGTCAGTGATTAGCAGACTGTTGACAAGAGAGACATTTCCTTTGTGTGATGATGTGCGAGCTTGCATTGGAGCTGTTGGGATCTGCAAATGCACAGTTGTATGTAAAAGTCCGGGTACTCTTTGGGCCTTAATTGACTTGTTGACAGGTCAAAAAGTGCCATAGTTGAAAAGACTGTCAGGGCATCAAAGGGAAGGCTTTTAAAAAGATCAAAATACCTCCAACTTTCAATTGTCTGACAAGTCACTGAGAAACGACAGTTAAAAGGAACTCTGAAAGTCAAGACAATATCTGCAAGGCTTAGAAAACTTTTAGCTAAAACTGCACCCCTGCTGTgcaagaaaggaaaacaaatcaaCGTCATGAATTCAAAAGAGCTGCTGGAAATTTTAACTGACAGAGGAGAGTTGGTGCACTATTTCACTGTGCAGttcagatgtgcaaacacagcctGCATGGAAGAGTCCTCCAAAGGAATCCTTACGTGCAGTCACTTCACTAAAACATCTGGATAAGTCAGAGATGCAGAGAGATAGAAAGTCTAGCCAGAATCATCAAGTATATGtttggaagaaagaaaaagcaggtCTATAAGAAGACTGTGAACTGTTGAGTATTGATGCAAAGCAGACATCAGCTTTCATCACAGAATACCTTATTAAATGAAGTTATGTGGTTACAGTTGCTTTCAATACAGTAagaacagtaacagactgaactaaattGCTTATTATAAGAAATAGCTCTAATACATACAAATAGCTCAATAATAAATATCCAGAATATTACAGAGATTATTATTTGATGTATTATGTGATTGATTGGAGTTGTAAGCTGACGCTTTTGGAGGAGCTCTCACAGTTTTATGACTTAAACATCACTGAAAGTCAGCGGGGAGATCTTAAACATGCTGTGTGCCTGCAAGCCGAGCGCACAGTTAGTAGTTGTGGGTCACAAttactgtttgatttaaaaaaaaaactcatcttAAAGTCTGTTTGGTGGAGGGATTGTCTGCTTCATCTTCAGTGTGAGAGTCAGAGATTCCTGAAATGTGATACTGCATTTGGAATCGGTCCATAGGCGATGCTCACAAAGAGTCCCCACTTGCCAACCTTGaaacctcagaattagggagacattcaaaagggctgttgggggTATCCAACAGCTCTATTTGCTGGCCAGAAACAGCGGGGGTATCCAAATTGAGAGGCTGCATCCTCCTCAGGACCTGGCCTTCGCAATCtaagtgggccgggtcctccaaaagccgggtaggccggaagtgagCGACTGTGAAATTGGACAGTCTAGCCTTCAGAATTACATCACGAACTCTGTCAGTGGAGTGAAATTCTTCCgcctgctccttgctatctaaaatataaacttGACGCTGCCATAAATTcttgaccatctcacacttctgtttaatcagttttctgtttgacgtttattcagctgtgtgaaaaccccggaggaaccctcccgagggattaacAAAGTTAAAttgaatctaatctaatctgataactttaatctcagccaaactgatttactcacgaacaaataaaacactgaaaaaagtccAACAATAGCagttttaagttatcaaagtgacttatatatcatgtttaatctgagtagtgaaagaccgcgggggttgaAAACGATGTGACGGGTGCCGATGTTTTCTcctcggctcagatatttgaagtttacacagctacattctcgcctgaaaatatgttaaaagtttattttgtgacccagaaagagtaataggagtaatattaaaactaagtagctgccgccacagttggaaactggaattggctgggccgcgctatgaattctgcgatatatggtttttcaattttgttgtccgggtggaaaatcgggagaaattcgggagaatggtggctccgggagatttttGGGAGGGGCACTGACATTCGGGATTCTACAGGAAAAATCGGGAAGGTTGGCATGTATGCCCTTGTAACATTTGCCCAATTCTGACTTATAAACTTTTAAGGTGTTTTACTGTCTGGCCCTGTGTCTGTGCTACAGGACCTCAGGCAGACAACGCAGGAGCTGAGTAAGCAGTTGGAGGACAGACAAGATGAGGCCACATTGTAATCCTCACTCACAGATCCTCTTGCTTTAAAAGATTACACAGTATAGTGGGAGAGCTCATAATGTACTGCGTCACTCTGTTTTTAGTGACCTGATGAGAGAGAAGGAACGAGTGCTCAACCGCCCTCTGTCCTTTGCAGAGGAAATTAAACTGCTGGCCACAACAGCTGAAATGAATACCGGCATGACAGACTCCACAAATCATGGAAATGTAGATGTCTGTATGAagttcaataaaataaatacaaactagAGAAACTGAGTTAGAAATGCTACATTAATGATGCCTGCTACACTGTCTGCAGGAGGAAGCTAAGACTGAGGAGCTGCTGAAACCTCATCTTCCCACAGTTAAGCTTCAGTCTAAAAGGTACTCAGATAAGATTTTGTACGTGATGGAGGCATCGTATTTCATTTTCTCGCTCATTATTCTCCCTCTTGCTTCTCAATCGTGTAAAGATGCCCAGGTACCTTGGAGAAAGCCATCTGGAGAGTGGGTTTCTTTATGCTGTGCATCTTCATTCTCATGATTATAGCCTTTGTGGCTTCAGGATGCTTTGCAGGAACATCTGACTTCTCTTCCATCACCACTTTGTGGACTAGCGCCCACCTGATGTTACAGCCCTATTGGAGTGTACAATATGGGGCCTTGCCTCCCATTTGAGCTTAACTCTCCCTCTGGTCTACTCTTGTATTTTAGTATTTCTTTTGTAAACATGAgttcagaaaacaaacaaataaagcttCTCATGATGCATTAAGCTGCTTCAGCCTCAGGGTCTTGCATGAGCTTGCTGATTGTCTATTGCACTGTTATGACATACAGAAACGTCTAGATTCTAAACCAACAGCATGTAGAGGCTGTGCTGATCAAAAAATCAAATTTGCAAAAGCAAGTGTCTTAGCTacagaagaggattagggccactgggggGGGGAAAGTGggcacgtctttttttttttcagaattccGAGAAAAAGggcagaattctgactttttttctcaaattaaagtcagaattcagagggggaaaaatctgaattctgactttaatctcagaattttgAGATTAGTCAGAATTCTTTAGTCTCAGAATTCagataaaaaaagaattctTACATTAATTTCAGAATTCTCCATTCTGACGTTTTTCtgagaattctgagattaaagtcagaattctttaatctcagaattctgattCCCAAAAACGAATAAACTATGGATGTTATGGCTCTCTTTGCAGTTTGCATcttttttactttcactttttttgtttttatctcattTCATTGTCTTATCATCTATGTTAAGTTGCATTGCGCATATGTCtttattcaacatctttctgatcttatcttatttttggACCTTACTTCACACAGAGGCTTTACTC
It encodes:
- the LOC113006873 gene encoding myosin-1-like isoform X2, encoding MDVIEENMSPKEMLEKIAELEYSQSLLRDQNADMRKLLDGADDDMAALGSENKSLRKQVETNVVRSLKLSLCVSSLEKVFQDLQQTEAEPCIALEDDFEAHRRNEEKIRELEKESTVMKKTYEKLTAELKSLQQEIEQDKLSLSNLKSEIQDLKFKREEDQSNLEHKDEAIQLIYLQLNQLSETVEECFNNIKDLRQTTQELSKQLEDRQDEATFDLMREKERVLNRPLSFAEEIKLLATTAEMNTGMTDSTNHGNEEAKTEELLKPHLPTVKLQSKRCPGTLEKAIWRVGFFMLCIFILMIIAFVASGCFAGTSDFSSITTLWTSAHLMLQPYWSVQYGALPPI
- the LOC113006873 gene encoding myosin heavy chain, skeletal muscle, adult-like isoform X1: MDVIEENMSPKEMLEKIAELEYSQSLLRDQNADMRKLLDGADDDMAALGSENKSLRKQVETNVVRSLKLSLCVSSLEKVFQDLQQTEAEPCIALEDDFEAHRRNEEKIRELEKESTVMKKTYEKLTAELKSLQQEIEQDKLSLSNLKSEIQDLKFKREEDQSNLEHKDEAIQLIYLQLNQLSETVEECFNNIKDLRQTTQELSKQLEDRQDEATFDLMREKERVLNRPLSFAEEIKLLATTAEMNTGMTDSTNHGNVDEEAKTEELLKPHLPTVKLQSKRCPGTLEKAIWRVGFFMLCIFILMIIAFVASGCFAGTSDFSSITTLWTSAHLMLQPYWSVQYGALPPI
- the LOC113006873 gene encoding chromosome partition protein Smc-like isoform X3; amino-acid sequence: MDVIEENMSPKEMLEKIAELEYSQSLLRDQNADMRKLLDGADDDMAALGSENKSLRKQVETLEKVFQDLQQTEAEPCIALEDDFEAHRRNEEKIRELEKESTVMKKTYEKLTAELKSLQQEIEQDKLSLSNLKSEIQDLKFKREEDQSNLEHKDEAIQLIYLQLNQLSETVEECFNNIKDLRQTTQELSKQLEDRQDEATFDLMREKERVLNRPLSFAEEIKLLATTAEMNTGMTDSTNHGNVDEEAKTEELLKPHLPTVKLQSKRCPGTLEKAIWRVGFFMLCIFILMIIAFVASGCFAGTSDFSSITTLWTSAHLMLQPYWSVQYGALPPI